One Salvia splendens isolate huo1 chromosome 1, SspV2, whole genome shotgun sequence genomic window, CCATGTATACTAGTTTAAATTCTTATATGCTGCTACAATATATCTTGCGAGCGTACAAATTACGCGTGCAATGCAATTTTTTCGAATAAGAATTGCATACAGTTGGTTTTGTATAACAACATTTTAAAAAAGCATAAGTTGAACTAGTGCAATAATAACCATAAATTTGGGAGCCCGTACATAAATAGCTTCTTCATGCACGCATTATTGGAAACAAAACATAAGGTTTACATTCGAGAAAACCCAAAAAGggaacaaaaaaaaggaaacagaTGAAGCAGCAGGAGACTCGATCAACATTTCACCAACTAACAGAAGATGGTTGTAAGAACGTTGTTAGTCTCAAACGAAGTCTTCAACAACTTAATAGCCTAACCAACCAACCAACAAACATATATGCTCTTCATTGTTAGATAACGTATATACACAATACAAATACTGAGAAACAAATTACTAATAGTATAGTGTAATAGTATAAGTGAAGGATGAGATGATACCTCGTTCATCCCCAGATCGACAACCTTTTCCTCCAAAGAACCGACCTCCTTCACATTAAACTTATTGAGCATCGTAATGCTGGAGATTGTAGACATTGGCTTGATCTTCAAATCGTCCATCACCATGTAAGTCACGACCCCCTTCACCAAACCGCCCTCTTTCGACGCCACTTCCGTGGCAGGAGGATCCACATAGGCCACACTTATGTTCATAACCCGGGAGCATGAAGGACAAGTGGCACGTGGGTCATCAGAAACATGTTTGTAGCTGCTATTATAACTGTTATTGTTACAACCGCTGCATCTGTAAAAGTTCTTCTGAGTCGTGGGAGCAGCAGGAAGGGCCAGAAGCGGAAGTGTGGAAGTGGAGACGGGCACCACAGGTTTCAGAAAGGCGTCCTTGCTGTGGTTAGGCAGTAAGTAGGTGTCGTTGAGATCTTCTAAGCTTTTGTAGAGGTTAGGAAGAGAGCCTTTCATTCCTTCCGCTCTCAGCAAGCGAATGACGGTGGCAACTGGCAGAGATAGTATGTGGAAGAGGAAATCAACGCAGTCTTTGCTGGCCTCCGCGAACAACACGCGTCTCACTTTGCTGTTGTCTATAAGCAGCTTCATGCTCACTTTGGAATTCGccatttatctttttttctttatctcttcttTTGGCTACTctccatttcatttcatttatatagAGGCAAAGTAGTTTGGATGCGTGCAGATGAAAAGCTGAAGCTAGCGATACATATTATGCATGCGTTTCAAAACAGCTCATACAATGATTTTAATGTAAAACacaataatattttttgtaaCTCATGGAGTCATGGTCAATCTGAAATATCGTGGGATCGATGTTACATGTTAATAATAATCACACGATCATACGACAATTAATACAACTTGCACAACTTAGTAGTTCTTCTTTTCCTTGATTCAATCTACTATTTCTTGTTTTGAGACAAATTATTTTACTTCTTTCCATACTTCCCTTTGTTTTATTGTTCTTCGATTCATGCATGCGTATATATTATACAGTACCTATATATAAACCATGGCAAGAAAATCAGCAATTGAAGCTATGTTTGTACTTAAGATTTAACTTGCAGTTTAATTCTTGATTTATAGACACTAAATGATTTTTAAATCTATAGACTATAAATATACAACATACTATATAATAATCCAGAAAGCTATTGAAAGAGCTTTTCCTTTTAAATACTAATAAGTCCAACTGTGAAAACATTGAAGATCTACCGTCAAACTTCATCCTCAACGGTTATATAACTGACAAAAGTTAAATTTATATCATTAATATGGAAAAAAAACCTACAACCACATGCTGTAAGACAATCCTTTACGATCCAGGAATAATTAATCTTTATTAGTGATCACTCTCTCAATTCAGGAAATTTAGTACTAATCATACATTGCACTTAAttccttttttaattttctttccgTTGCTTAACATGCAACATTAGTGAACAGTCGTGAATCATAGAGTAAATATTCATCGATATAATTAACCAGCAGAAAATTATACAGAATTTAATCAACTTGGTTCACACGGGCATACATGTATGCAAAACAAA contains:
- the LOC121789828 gene encoding uncharacterized protein LOC121789828, whose product is MANSKVSMKLLIDNSKVRRVLFAEASKDCVDFLFHILSLPVATVIRLLRAEGMKGSLPNLYKSLEDLNDTYLLPNHSKDAFLKPVVPVSTSTLPLLALPAAPTTQKNFYRCSGCNNNSYNSSYKHVSDDPRATCPSCSRVMNISVAYVDPPATEVASKEGGLVKGVVTYMVMDDLKIKPMSTISSITMLNKFNVKEVGSLEEKVVDLGMNEAIKLLKTSFETNNVLTTIFC